A region from the Lycium barbarum isolate Lr01 chromosome 8, ASM1917538v2, whole genome shotgun sequence genome encodes:
- the LOC132606548 gene encoding mitochondrial import receptor subunit TOM6 homolog gives MFPFMRKPDKSAALKQLKTHVALFGTCVTLIRVTPYILHYFSDQKEQLLLDL, from the coding sequence ATGTTTCCATTCATGCGCAAACCTGACAAATCAGCTGCTCTGAAGCAACTGAAGACTCACGTTGCCCTGTTTGGAACTTGTGTCACCTTAATTCGGGTCACCCCTTATATCCTTCACTATTTTTCCGATCAGAAAGAACAACTCTTGCTCGACCTCTAG
- the LOC132605230 gene encoding two-component response regulator ORR21-like — protein MAAPDYDMQEEVCVMLVDHDKEFVNEMVDLLMSCGYKVMTVDMTSAAMSMLSKGKTKIDVMIINVNSLDLQSFQRLADQAVALNIVSLCVYDEHNPLLEKKAFDTGAYLYLKKPLHEEIAKYLWQFVLREKIQKKKRRERLEENGDHVNVIGGADDIGDNNIAGDEEQVVEKNVSGNNVISNGKYKLTRKRGRNSTEDTNKGESQSSANKTVGKKVCTEWTIDLHTKFVEAMQQLGDGRCYPLDILKVMNVPGLTRMQVASHLQKCRNNNWRAQEKRKSICHPPGQRSSSGSQQRSSFKKFGRMPHFQTNIPSPQQQQRNPNQTQSSPHNINNIFTRGESSSQQQLNRPQLQVQPRNPSIVYPFNNPSLSTQNSVGGGLQQHGPLFGTLGSQGLQGPTITNYRSGPPFNSGDHHTQNDYELDLNVPYELDLNVPYVTTNSDSAIMSNVDIENATSNEFGAANPSFHLYIGESNMYDPSNIVAASHASDTDQGSYSNERENYEAYMDSKNMDYIFQNLESPGADLPNEQGSEFDQVYSDDQVMTPSVQFPGIANSPDESA, from the exons ATGGCTGCTCCTGATTATGATATGCAAGaagaagtttgtgtgatgttggTTGATCATGACAAAGAGTTTGTTAATGAGATGGTTGATTTGCTAATGTCATGTGGATATAAAG TTATGACGGTTGATATGACTTCGGCAGCAATGTCAATGCTCTCCAAAGGAAAGACAAAAATCGATGTGATGATAATTAATGTCAATTCACTTGATCTGCAATCCTTTCAGCGTTTGGCTGATCAAGCTGTGGCCTTAAACATTGTCTCACTCT GTGTATATGATGAACACAATCCACTCTTAGAAAAGAAGGCTTTCGACACTGGAGCTTACCTTTACCTAAAAAAGCCACTTCACGAGGAAATTGCGAAATACTTGTGGCAATTTGTATTGAGGGAAAagattcaaaagaaaaaaaggagagaaaGATTAGAAGAAAATGGAGATCATGTGAATGTTATTGGTGGTGCTGATGATATTGGTGACAATAATATTGCTGGAGATGAAGAACAAGTTGTAGAGAAGAATGTGTCTGGAAacaatgtcatatcaaatggaaAATACAAGTTAACGAGAAAGAGAGGTAGAAATAGTACAGAAGACACTAATAAAGGAGAGAGCCAGAGCAGTGCTAATAAGACCGTTGGGAAAAAGGTCTGCACAGAATGGACAATAGATCTTCATACCAAATTCGTGGAAGCTATGCAACAACTTGGTGATGGAA GATGTTATCCACTAGACATTCTTAAGGTGATGAATGTGCCTGGTCTTACCAGGATGCAAGTTGCAAGTCACCTTCAG AAATGTCGTAACAACAACTGGAGAGCTCAAGAAAAGCGAAAATCGATTTGTCACCCACCAGGTCAAAGATCCTCAAGTGGTTCTCAACAAAGAAGTAGCTTTAAAAAATTTGGGAGAATGCCTCATTTTCAAACGAATATTCCAAGTCCGCAACAACAGCAACGTAACCCGAATCAAACCCAAAGTAGCCCACATAATATCAACAATATATTTACTAGAGGAGAAAGTTCGTCTCAGCAGCAGCTCAATCGTCCACAACTTCAGGTTCAACCCCGCAACCCTAGCATTGTCTATCCATTCAATAACCCATCTTTGTCGACTCAAAATAGTGTTGGCGGTGGGCTACAACAACATGGACCATTATTTGGAACACTGGGTTCACAAGGACTACAAGGCCCAACTATAACTAATTATAGGTCAGGACCGCCGTTTAACAGTGGGGATCATCATACTCAAAATGACTATGAGTTGGACCTCAATGTGCCCTATGAGTTGGACCTCAATGTGCCCTATGTAACAACAAATTCAGATAGCGCAATAATGTCCAATGTAGACATTGAAAATGCAACAAGTAATGAATTTGGAGCAGCTAATCCTAGTTTCCACCTATATATTGGCGAATCAAATATGTATGATCCAAGCAATATTGTCGCGGCATCACACGCAAGTGATACTGATCAAGGAAGTTATTCAAATGAGAGAGAGAATTATGAAGCATATATGGATTCCAAAAATATGGATTATATCTTTCAAAATCTCGAATCTCCAGGTGCTGACCTACCTAATGAACAAGGCAGTGAGTTTGATCAAGTTTACTCTGATGATCAG GTTATGACACCAAGTGTCCAGTTTCCAGGAATAGCAAATTCTCCTGACGAATCAGCGTGA